AACATCAACTTTTGTCCACGAGCCATTCTTTTGTTTTGCTTCCCATGTTGTTCCACTGTCCGTACTTATTGCTACTCTTAAAACGCCTTTCTCTGTTCCTGATAAGGTTAAAGAGTTGATTTTTGCAACGCCGAGAAAGCTAGTATCATTCTTCATTTTCACGATCTTTGGTACAGGAACTCCAGTAAGATGAGCAACCGTGGGCTCTCTTTTAGGTTTCGAAACAAGGATTTTGAGGTTGGATTTGTCTGTTAAATCTTTCAAGTATGGGGCGCATGTAGAGAGGCCGAGCATGCCTTTATTTAGAAACATTTCGTCTGTGGGGGGAGCAGTACCAACGGTTTCCCAGCCGGAAGAAGTGTATGTTTTTACGTCTGTCCCGTCTAGTATGAGGAATCTATTATTGTTTATTGACTCAATCAGAAGAACAGGACGGAAGCCTCGGCCTGGAGTTGTTAGATCTGTTGAACCAGATGTCCAGTTTTGAAGACCGTTATAACCTCGAATCACGCGGGCCTTTGAATTGGATTGATCGGTCGTACTGGTCCATGAACCGTGATTTACATTATTCCAGATCTGGTCATCGGTCATGTACTTATCCCATTCGTTGTCTTTATCCGATGCATTTACTCCGCCTGTCGGCAGTCGCAATGTTATTTCTCTATCAGAGGATGTGAACAACTGGGCGGTATAAAAGCCGACATAATAAAGTCCGTTCCATACGTAACGTTCTGATACTCTGATGCGATATTGTGTATAAGCTTTATCATTTTTGAATGAGAAGGTCTTTTTAAGACCGTGCCAGCTTGATACTTCATTTCCGTTATGCAAGATATCCCAAGAAGTTCCGTCGTTAGAAGCTTCGAAGAACCATTTTTTCGGACTATATATGGTATATAGATAATACGAAGTAATTCTTGTTGGTGTTGAATACTCAATCTTTAAAATCTCTTCTGTTGTTTCAGTAGCAGCAGTACTTGTCCAGTACGTAGACTCTGATCCGTCAAAAGCCTTCCATGCATGATAACTTGCTGTGTCATACTCTGTTGAAGCAGAAACTTTGCACACAGCAGAAGAATACCCAGACAATCCTGGAATGGTGTGCAGGTTTTTTATTGGCAGTCCGCTTCCGCTTGCAATTCCCGCTGTATTTAAGGAATCCCATGAAATGGTTTGGATATTGCGGTCAGCCATCAGTAACTTATCACCTTTGTGATTTGTACCGTACATGATGAAATACCCATCACCATTTGCACTTGTTGCAGGAACATTGGGAAGAAGTCCTGCCATTTCTTTTCCGATAGATATGCTTCCAAACGCACCAGCAGGTGCCAAGTAGTTAAAACGAATACGTTTTCCAACAGTTAAATCTTTTACATCTACTACTTCATCAGGGTGGAGAATCCTACCATCAGCATCAATATCAATGGCATCAATCTGTATGTTCTTCACGTTCATGTTATTTGGGTCAAAACCAATACTTCCTGAATATGAAGGAAGTGTAATCTCTACAGTGTGCTTTTTATTGTCTAACCCTTTTTTTTCGTACAGTAAAGCCTGAAACTTTAAATCGCCATACTGACTGAATGCTTCAGTGGTACCATCAATCGTTATTGGAACGTTAGTGAATTTGTTCTGGTACATGTTACCTATTATTCTGATTTTAGTGCCAATAAAATTAAATTTTATCTTAAAATCTGCACTTGTTGCATAGTTGGAGGCTCCACCATAAAAGCTTTGATTTGATTCTCTTACGAAAGTTCCCAAGTACTTTATAGATGGATCACCGTCGTCATACCTTTTCCAACCTTGAGCTGGTGCTGTTAATTGAACGCCGATAGGAAATTCAATAGATCCTGTATCATCAATATCAATGGCATCAATTCCAAGATAATCTGTCCCAGAATTCAATTTCAGCTCAACACGGTGCTTGCCTTCAGACAATCCTATTTTTTCAAAAACAATGACTTGTGGAGTATTTGCAGCACTTCTTTCACTAAATGTATGAGCAACCCCATCAATCGTGATCTTCGCATATGCCGTGAAGTTGTTCCAGAAAAAAGATATGATACGGATTTTTGTTCCTACAAAGTCAAACGTTGCCGTGTCTCCTGCTGTTGAAGTGTAGGTATCTGTTAATTCATAACTACCTGCATATCCTGTTCTTTTCGTCCATGTTCCGTTATAGGCAATAGACGGATAAGTGTTATCATATCGCTTCCATCCTGACTCTGGTGCAGCTAATTGATCTCCAACTGTAGCCATGTATTACACCTCCTTATATTCAAATACTGGACGAAAACCTGTACTCGCATATGCAATTGATGTTTTACCCATCCCTAAACCTTTCCATATTGGGAAATTATCCTCACTTCCCCTTCCAACTCGCCAAGTATTGTCTTGAACTTCAATAGTTCCTGTACTTGATATACGAGAACCTGTCATAGTGGTATCTTGCGTAGTTGTAAAACGTACTTTGTAATGAAATACATCATCTACTGTATATCCATTTTTTATCATACTTTGAGGAAATCCCATTAAGTACTTATCATATTCGTTATTCACAGGAAAGCATGTTCCATTGCTCAATCTGGCATCTAAGGTTTTATTTTCATTTGCATCTGCATAAGCTACTCCACCTGTGAGAGATCGGAGTGTACCTGAAATATTTTCACTCGAAGCATAGCCTTGTGAGATGTTCGAGCTTGTACTAAACGAATAGGGATTCCCTTGTATCACCTTCCCTGCATTCAGGGCATCCCAAGAGATGGAGTGTTGACACACCCTATCAGCGATCAGCAATCCTTTGGCAACTTTCACAAAATAAAATAATTTGGAGTTGTTAGTAGTGGACTCTCCTGCTAATGGCTTTTCTTCAGCCGTAGAGAATGTATCTGTCCCTAACCCAACTAATATCCCTGCTGGACTATCAGACAGGCTCCCACTAGTCCCATGGAAGGAGTACCAACACTTTACATAGTCACCGATCTGCATATCTGAAACTTTTGATCGTAACTGTCCGTTTGTTGCTGGAAGGGGCATTTTTTTCACCTCAACAATTCATTGAACTTTTCGTAATACTAAATTGATCTCTCATCCATATTCAATTCACCTTGATTTGCTCTATACGAGAAAAATGATTCACATCAAGGGATAATGAGTACACTCTATTACCAGACGGAAGCACTACGTCTTCTATCAATTCAATTGAGTAGTCAGTTTTAAGCCGTAGCGTACCATCCAGCTCCATATAATTGTCATGGTCAAAGTTAGTGGCCTCGTTACTAGAAAAGGCTGCAATTTCTTCAGTGCAATTTTGTTCACCAGGAGTAAATTTCAAAACCTCAATAGGGGGTAATTTATAGTCAGAAGTGTAGGGGATGGTGATATTTACTTCGGAGGGAGAAGCAGGTGAGGCGGTAACTCCATACTTTTCTACTTGCATCATTGAATTACCGTTGCCAGGTACGTTACCCCCTGAACTACCGCCTACCGTATCTGTATAGGTGGGGAGAGTGTCTTTGTCATACCAAATGCAGCCAATGCTGTTGAGGACTGCTTTTTCACTAAGGTTGGCTCGAATGACAAGAGAATTACCTGGTAAGAAAGTACTTAAATCAACTAGCTGATTCAAAGGAACACCAGCTGTGAACGTGGTTCCTCCATCGAGTGACAAATCAATGCTGATATTGCCCTCGTACTCTGCATCCAGCACAAGATGGGTCGGAGCTTTTGCCAATGGAATTGGCTTGGAAACCATGACAGGATTTTTAGCAGATGCTTGCAGTATTTGTATTTCAGTAATAGTCATGTAGGTGCTTTTATTCCATACCGTTACTTTGACCTCATTAATGAGATAATCCAGGATTACGGGGTAGTGCCATGAACCGTCGCCATGTACTCCTTTATCTGTCTTGGAAGCGAGATTAATCCTTGGGGTAACAGTCTCCCAATTACCTGTTGAAGGATTTTTTACGAAAATTTGATGATCGCAATAGTTGTGATCCACTCCATAATTGCCGTTCATCCAAAGAATAATTTTGGATACTTCTACGGGTGTTACCCATTTCATGAATAAGTCAGCACTTGTACCACTCTGAAGCCAGTAATCAGAATATCCGCCTGGAGATACAGCGGCATTATCATCTGCGATTTTTTCAACAGAATAGTTTGATGTGGTGCCATTTGCTTTGAATGGTCGGTAGGTAGTATTTTTATTGTTGTAATCTCCAACAGAAGAAGCAGTCTGTACACCTAGTGTTTGCCAGCTATAAACGGCGCCAGCTGATTTGATGAATTTTCCGTTTCCAATTTGATAGGATTCGGACTTTGAGGCATCAATTCCAGACGTATCTACAAATGTATCAGCATACAAATTATGCCGAACTGATGCTCCCTGATTCGCACCTTCCAAAGTGCGATAAGCATTACGCAAAATATTCGTAGCGGCAACAACGTCTACTAACGGTTTGGTACTGCTACGATCCCCGCCTCCGCCTTCTTTACCTGGCATCTCAACAAGCATACTATCGTCATACCAAGTAAATCCTAAAGATTTTAAACTGCCTGTAGCTGGAATGTTAGCTCGTAATTGGAGGTTTGTACCTTTTAGTGAAGAGGTATCGAGTAGCTTGTTTAAATCGATGTTGTGTACCCAAGTTGTTCCATCCAGGGTCAGGTCAAAGGTGACTGTGTCAGTATACTCCGCAGTTGTAATAAGCTTCTTTGGAGAGCGGTCAACATTAACTGCCTTAGTCACGAGAGTAACAGCGTCAATAATTTCATAGAATTTAATCTCGTGCCAACCGGTATAAATTATCGTGTTTGCACTGCGATAACTCCGAAGCTTGGCCAGGCGGTAATAGCGGTATGCAGAGGTATTCGTAAAGCTGTGTTCTAACTCTGAACCTGTGTTTGCATGAGATCCTACGTATAAATCTGTCCAATTCGTATTGTCTTGTGAACCTTGCAGAGTAAACGTGGCAAGACCGTACTGTCCAGCTGAGATTCCAATAGCTCGTATTGCGACCTTAGTAATAATTTTGGGGACGAAAAAGTCAATTTGCCACCAATGACCTTCTGCCGGAGGAATCGCTCCATCTGTATAAAAGGAATCCGTTACATTTCCGTTGATTCCCATCCATCCAGGGTAACCAGATGTTTCACTAGACGAGGTTACGTGATAAGGGGCAGGTTCAGTTGGACTGGACATGATGATGTTTGTATCGTAAAGCCCGGGTGAGACAATACCATCTTTAATCGCAAAAGAAGATGACTTTTCGATATCAATTCCTGAGGAATCGCTAAATACATCTACATACATGTTGTTTTGACGATAGGCGGGTCTGTTATGTGTTTCCGCATCACGGAAGGTATTCAGCAAAATATTGATAGGAGTCTGTAAATCAAAGGAGCTGCTCGAGGCTCCCCCATTATTTCCCCCGCCCCCCCCAGAACCAATCTTCCCCTGCATATCATCCAACCGAGCTTTCAGACTGGGAAAGGTCTTCCCATCCCGATCCCGGCGTGCAGCGACCACCTCGGCGTTCGGGTTAGAGGATACATCGCTTTGCAGCTTTAAAATGGCTTGGTCTTGCTGTGCGTTTTTTTGTTCGACTTGTGACAGACGGAGATCTTGCGTCTGATTTTTCGCTTCTGCCGCACTGACCGCTGACGATAACGTATTCAGCCCCGTTTGAAAGGTAGAAACAGCACCTTTCACGGCATCAAGCTGACGATCCTGTTCAGCGTCTTTGTCTTTTAGCTCACGGAATTTATCCTGTAAGCTCGGTTTATTTTCTCTGGCATCATCCAGCTC
The window above is part of the Brevibacillus brevis NBRC 100599 genome. Proteins encoded here:
- a CDS encoding discoidin domain-containing protein, which translates into the protein MSVRITRTGTEVVLDHNELANKGKRTHAEIDSYLQELDDARENKPSLQDKFRELKDKDAEQDRQLDAVKGAVSTFQTGLNTLSSAVSAAEAKNQTQDLRLSQVEQKNAQQDQAILKLQSDVSSNPNAEVVAARRDRDGKTFPSLKARLDDMQGKIGSGGGGGNNGGASSSSFDLQTPINILLNTFRDAETHNRPAYRQNNMYVDVFSDSSGIDIEKSSSFAIKDGIVSPGLYDTNIIMSSPTEPAPYHVTSSSETSGYPGWMGINGNVTDSFYTDGAIPPAEGHWWQIDFFVPKIITKVAIRAIGISAGQYGLATFTLQGSQDNTNWTDLYVGSHANTGSELEHSFTNTSAYRYYRLAKLRSYRSANTIIYTGWHEIKFYEIIDAVTLVTKAVNVDRSPKKLITTAEYTDTVTFDLTLDGTTWVHNIDLNKLLDTSSLKGTNLQLRANIPATGSLKSLGFTWYDDSMLVEMPGKEGGGGDRSSTKPLVDVVAATNILRNAYRTLEGANQGASVRHNLYADTFVDTSGIDASKSESYQIGNGKFIKSAGAVYSWQTLGVQTASSVGDYNNKNTTYRPFKANGTTSNYSVEKIADDNAAVSPGGYSDYWLQSGTSADLFMKWVTPVEVSKIILWMNGNYGVDHNYCDHQIFVKNPSTGNWETVTPRINLASKTDKGVHGDGSWHYPVILDYLINEVKVTVWNKSTYMTITEIQILQASAKNPVMVSKPIPLAKAPTHLVLDAEYEGNISIDLSLDGGTTFTAGVPLNQLVDLSTFLPGNSLVIRANLSEKAVLNSIGCIWYDKDTLPTYTDTVGGSSGGNVPGNGNSMMQVEKYGVTASPASPSEVNITIPYTSDYKLPPIEVLKFTPGEQNCTEEIAAFSSNEATNFDHDNYMELDGTLRLKTDYSIELIEDVVLPSGNRVYSLSLDVNHFSRIEQIKVN